A stretch of DNA from Gimesia chilikensis:
CCCGGGAAAATATGCTGATGCTGGTCTTCGCGATGATGACCGGACCATTCGTCTTGAACGGCTGGATTACCTACAGCATGCTGAAACAGATTCAGCTGAAACGCTTGATTCCCCAGCGGGTCATGGTCGGGGAGACTTTCACCGCCGAAATCATACTGGAAAACAATAAAAAGGTACTCGCTGCCCATCTGATGGAAGTAACAGACGAAGTCATCAATGGAGATGACCAGTTAAGTCCGTCGGTTGTATTTCGCAGAGTCGGTCCTCGGCAGCAGGTATCTGCGCATTATTCTGCCAAACTCATGCGTCGGGGAATCTATGAATTTGGTCCCCTGCAGGTATCCACCCGCTATCCCCTGGGGCTCGTCAAGCGGGGGGCGGTCTTTTCCGAATTCAGTGAGTTGATTGTTCATCCGCAGATTGGTCGTCTGAGTTCACAATGGGCGGACGATTTCTTCTCGATTGCGGAAGTCGCGCAGCAGAGCCGCAGTCGAAAAGGCGTGTTTGATGACGAATTCAATCATATCCGTGAATATCGAACCGGCGACAGCCAGCGTGCGATTCACTGGAGGAGTTCCGCGCGCCTGGGTGAGTTGATGGTCCAGGAATACCACCAGAACCGCAATTACGACCTGATTATCGGCCTGGATCTGTGGTTACCTGCCTACCCGAGCGAGCAGCAGTCCGAACGCATGGAGTGGGCGATCAGTTTCATAGGCACCCTGTGCCGCGAACATTTACGCTACAGCCGCGACACGAAACTGACTCTGGTATCGCAAGGGAAAACCCTGGAAACGCTGGAAGTCGGCATCGGATCACAAGGGCTGGAATATCTGCTGGACTTTCTGGCGACGGTACAACCGGGAAAATCGACCGTCAAGAAGGAGTTTCCCAGACTGGTGGCTGAAGCCAGCACACCTCGTTCCCGCACTGTGCTGATTACGACACGCTGCGAACAGGACGTCCCCAAACGGGAACGTCTGCAGACCTGCTTTGAAGAGCCGGGTAACGAGCTCAGTGGTCAATGGAGACTGCTCGAGGCTGACCCCGAAATTCTTTCCCGCTGGTTGATTTTGGAAAACAGTTAACGAATTGATTGGTTGGTTGAAATAACGTTCCACCATTTCAGATAGAGAAGAATTACTGGTGAATTTAACTCTCATATTTCAGATCAGTGTCTACTGCCTCATCGCATTGTCCAGCTTCATGTTCATGCTGGCCGAAGGGGGCCTGTTTCCACAGCTGTTCACAATTCCTCTTGGGTTAATCACCCTGTTTTTCACCGATCGCTGGAACAAATTCAGCATGAGTCCGCTCTGGGCGAACATTCTGGGGCTCCTGGCGTTTCTGCTGGTGTGTGGCGAATTCTTTTCTGATATCGAAGGCCGCCTGCTGGCGGGGGCGCATTTCCTGGTCTACCTGACCTGGATCATCCTGCTGCAGAAAAAAGGGGACACCCAGTACTGGTGGTTGTTTGCGCTGGGATTCCTGCAGATCGCAGTCGGGGCGGTGCTCACCGAGTCCGGCTTCTATGGTATTCTGCTGGTCGTCTATCTGTTTCTGGCTTTCTGGACGCTCACCGTCTTCTCGATCTATCGCACCGATAAAACTTTTTCCAGTGAGCAGGCACCGACTCCCTTGCCTCGTACCTCGGTTGCTGCGAGTACTTCCTCCCCGTTTCACCGGCAGAGTCACGTACAGGACGGCATTCAGTCAGACCAGACACGCAAGTGGATCACGGCAGAATTTATCTGGTCCTCGATTGGCTGCTCCATCAGTGCGCTGATCATTTCCATGTGTTTCTTCCTGTTGATTCCGCGACTGTGGGTCAATCGTTCCTTCTTTAACAATGAGACTCTCGAAGCCGAAAAACGCCCCCTGGTGGGATTTGCTGAGAAAGTACAGCTAGGCGAAATGGGAGAAATTCTGGAAAGCTCTGAGCGAGTACTGGAACTGACGGTTTACGACAACCAGACCGAGGAACCGATTCCCGTTATGGAATTCGTCAGAATCCTGGGCATGGACGAGCCCCTGTTTCGCGGTGCGGTTCTTTCGACCTACGACAACGGCAGTTGGAGTCGGCTGCGCCGTCACTCCAACTGGCGGTTACTGAATTCGCAGGAACTGGAAATCAAAGACCTTTACCGGCAGGAAATGGTAATGGAGTCGATCGGGACTAATGTTCTGTTCGTACTGCAACCAATCGTGGGCATGGACATGCTTAGTAAAACCGAAAATACATTGAATCTTGATACGCTGGAGATCCGTCAGACCCACCCCCCTGAAGTGGATGGGAACACCAAATACAATGTCTTTACCGCCAAGGATCTGGATCAGAATATTCTGATGAATCAGCTCGATAATGAAGAGGTCTACCTGGACTTACCTCGCAAAGATTTAAGGCGGCTGATTCAGTACACAAAGAAGCTGATCGCCGAGCAACCTGAGTTGAAGACGAATCTGGCTAAGGCAAAGTTTCTGGAATCGCATTTACGCGATTCCGGTGAATTCAGCTATACACTCAACATGTCGATCGTGGATCCGGAAATCGATCCCGTGGAAGACTTCCTGTTTAATCGCAAATCAGGACATTGTGAATATTACGCATCAACACTGGCACTGATGTTACGTGCGATTGATATTCCCACGCGAGTAATCAGTGGTTTCAAAGGGGGAGATTCCAGTTATCTTTCGAACCAGTTTGAGGTTCAACAGCGTTATGCCCATTCGTGGGTTGAAGCGTTTCTGGACGGCAAATGGATCACCATGGACGCCACTCCCAGCCTGGAACGGGCAG
This window harbors:
- a CDS encoding DUF58 domain-containing protein, which encodes MKHFFHHVWQKRSQVGPWLFLMLLSGIIFKYTYDAPLTLGQFHHNLPLLLRVVAVALCLWSIYQILMVFFPGLQKYQIKRIGRNRVSLPRDGIVYLLMMTVLFVGSVLSRENMLMLVFAMMTGPFVLNGWITYSMLKQIQLKRLIPQRVMVGETFTAEIILENNKKVLAAHLMEVTDEVINGDDQLSPSVVFRRVGPRQQVSAHYSAKLMRRGIYEFGPLQVSTRYPLGLVKRGAVFSEFSELIVHPQIGRLSSQWADDFFSIAEVAQQSRSRKGVFDDEFNHIREYRTGDSQRAIHWRSSARLGELMVQEYHQNRNYDLIIGLDLWLPAYPSEQQSERMEWAISFIGTLCREHLRYSRDTKLTLVSQGKTLETLEVGIGSQGLEYLLDFLATVQPGKSTVKKEFPRLVAEASTPRSRTVLITTRCEQDVPKRERLQTCFEEPGNELSGQWRLLEADPEILSRWLILENS
- a CDS encoding DUF3488 and DUF4129 domain-containing transglutaminase family protein, which produces MNLTLIFQISVYCLIALSSFMFMLAEGGLFPQLFTIPLGLITLFFTDRWNKFSMSPLWANILGLLAFLLVCGEFFSDIEGRLLAGAHFLVYLTWIILLQKKGDTQYWWLFALGFLQIAVGAVLTESGFYGILLVVYLFLAFWTLTVFSIYRTDKTFSSEQAPTPLPRTSVAASTSSPFHRQSHVQDGIQSDQTRKWITAEFIWSSIGCSISALIISMCFFLLIPRLWVNRSFFNNETLEAEKRPLVGFAEKVQLGEMGEILESSERVLELTVYDNQTEEPIPVMEFVRILGMDEPLFRGAVLSTYDNGSWSRLRRHSNWRLLNSQELEIKDLYRQEMVMESIGTNVLFVLQPIVGMDMLSKTENTLNLDTLEIRQTHPPEVDGNTKYNVFTAKDLDQNILMNQLDNEEVYLDLPRKDLRRLIQYTKKLIAEQPELKTNLAKAKFLESHLRDSGEFSYTLNMSIVDPEIDPVEDFLFNRKSGHCEYYASTLALMLRAIDIPTRVISGFKGGDSSYLSNQFEVQQRYAHSWVEAFLDGKWITMDATPSLERAEMVAQSAPSLGSWKGMSKFFSQFWSDYVIGVSFQRQKATFYDPLLRAGKKIGNRLLDIRTTTVSMFQSIKKFLSSPRRWFSWEGAAAVFIIAGLFFALKWLCQVMIRLIRKLLARNQDEESKMRSAQIAFYERFQKLLASKGLIRKQTETQQEFSHHVKVDLKQELTQAQLSEYPEEISRLYYQVRYGNHPLEPEQSAEIDQKLTTLESALLEQKEGSAVAK